A stretch of the Ostrea edulis chromosome 9, xbOstEdul1.1, whole genome shotgun sequence genome encodes the following:
- the LOC125659446 gene encoding uncharacterized protein LOC125659446 — MAGSDENCGVFPDLRHQFLRGLIQHENWQRTRHYLKSAAECTSRAIVSIELSSQPIKSPRQAQRLESIGGETVKRLKKSMEENRFPCTPPVCGRFVSSAGALLMALKTEADQNKDSRGKDDVHFVSEERLKARANKLCEEEFNDNGFCQAWWRIEVLVKRGFVKRKFYKKTPVYYLLPEGREVVQRLLDNHRGSGNSIPVYRKTSGLSPVTSDRSGGNSIPVHRKTSGLSPVMSDRSSGTSRYTVPVWKESVEFRPPERASETFIDITDHTKDRMKSGGNLIDNQDATSQSSSRTDHNCKQSGLSLLPWQCDQTGSDYRHGNDTGNDGLLLLVDTSEWGGEPGNLIQLGEMLDNVGMTYQTKKLTTGDYSWRWRYHGEERVLPCLVERKRADDLARTLKEGRFWSQVQKMADWKEKFTTSDLPCELFYVVEGKPDQYVVNCKDGCQGVGMCKNPSLIQVKTAIKDLSSHPDIQVLHSDSVEETVAILESITVDLDQKVKAGKFDLMLELEWERCRGNQNPCVVTVDDSDEEDPQSVIKSSRVSSTAKTEPILSGKSVQDETLKKPSGSVVCGLHSRAGQFDKILRASPPQNNEYGFNSNMHYEKQDFDVHVIADKCVDDNDGDMNDPDWLPDLTCSAEQRDKNWEPIPNLTGSPAQCCKNWESIPNLFSSTEQCHKKWESIPSYSDDLSGKDKCSNLPRHYQKNQKRKIVGVQNETDLLSRNTQLSKRERKTKFEERDRLFGLHNDSYGCVDVDGDFTTSENISPRNLDRNRRSINSKEKWMVADNSSDVTGMENWSDVTKMENWSGVTKMEDWSGVTKMEDWSGVTKMEDWSGRNKQEPLVMYHNSLGFQPQTPDKEKKKNPLCIHKVSSCIGTVQYQDRNHKSTTSKSWISGTDEENVQCRVSSGHHDDKSIQIRDMFPSLSREAVYDVMSRHSGDIASCVEELLQTQEID, encoded by the exons ATGGCGGGATCGGATGAAAACTGTGGAGTTTTTCCAGATTTG CGTCACCAATTTTTACGAGGACTAATTCAACATGAAAACTGGCAGAGAACTCGGCATTACTTGAAATCGGCTGCAGAGTGTACGTCACGCGCAATAGTATCCATAGAGCTGAGTTCACAACCGATCAAATCACCACGCCAGGCCCAAAGATTAGAGAGC ATTGGGGGAGAGACCGTTAAAAGACTGAAGAAATCCATGGAAGAAAATCGTTTTCCCTGCACCCCTCCTGTGTGTGGGAGATTTGTCAGTTCTGCTGGCGCCCTGCTGATGGCACTGAAGACAGAAGCAGATCAGAACAAAGACAGCAG GGGTAAGGATGATGTCCATTTTGTTTCGGAGGAACGCCTAAAGGCCAGAGCAAATAAACTGTGTGAGGAGGAATTCAATGACAACG GATTCTGCCAGGCATGGTGGAGAATTGAGGTTCTCGTCAAACGAGGTTTCGTCAAGCGCAAGTTCTACAAAAAGACACCCGTCTATTATCTCCTACCAGAAGGAAGAGAGGTGGTACAAAGACTTCTAG ACAATCACCGAGGCAGTGGAAACAGTATTCCAGTATATAGGAAGACCTCGGGACTCTCACCGGTCACGTCCGACAGGTCCGGTGGAAACAGTATTCCAGTACATAGGAAGACCTCAGGACTCTCACCAGTCATGTCAGACAGGTCCAGTGGAACCAGTAGATACACTGTCCCTGTGTGGAAGGAATCTGTAGAATTCCGTCCCCCTGAGAGGGCCAGCGAGACATTCATTGATATAACTGACCACACCAAAGACAGAATGAAATCAGGGGGTAACCTCATCGACAATCAAGATGCCACTAGTCAGAGCTCAAGTAGAACAGATCACAACTGCAAGCAGTCGGGGTTGTCTTTGTTACCATGGCAGTGTGATCAGACAGGGTCAGATTATCGCCATGGAAATGACACTGGAAATGACGg ATTATTATTGCTGGTCGATACATCAGAGTGGGGAGGTGAACCAGGAAATTTGATTCAG CTAGGTGAGATGTTGGACAATGTGGGAATGACATACCAAACCAAAAAGCTGACCACAGGCGACTATAGCTGGAGATGGCGTTACCATGGAGAGGAGAGGGTACTGCCTTGTCTGGTGGAAAGAAAAAGGGCAG ATGACCTTGCCAGAACACTGAAAGAGGGCAGATTCTGGAGTCAAGTCCAGAAAATGGCCGACTGGAAGGAAAAATTCACGACCTCTGACCTTCCATGTGAACTGTTTTATGTCGTAGAAGGCAAACCAGATCAGTACGTTGTCAACTGTAAGGACGGATGTCAGGGAGTGGGCATGTGCAAGAACCCAAGTCTGATTCAAGTCAAG ACTGCAATAAAAGACCTGAGCAGTCATCCAGATATCCAGGTTCTACACTCCGACAGCGTAGAGGAAACTGTGGCCATACTGGAGTCCATTACCGTGGATTTGGATCAAAA AGTAAAGGCAGGGAAGTTTGACCTGATGTTGGAGTTGGAATGGGAGAGATGTAGAGGGAACCAGAATCCGTGTGTGGTCACGGTAGACGACAGTGACGAGGAAGATCCTCAATCTGTCATCAAAAGTAGCAGAGTTTCTTCCACTGCCAAGACTGAGCCCATTCTCTCAGGAAAAAGTGTCCAAGACGAAACCCTCAAAAAGCCATCAGGCAGTGTggtttgtggattacactcacgTGCTGGTCAATTTGACAAAATCTTGAGGGCTTCACCACCTCAAAACAATGAATATGGTTTTAACAGCAATATGCATTATGAAAAGCAGGactttgatgtacatgtaattgctgATAAGTGTGTTGATGACAATGATGGGGATATGAATGACCCAGACTGGCTCCCAGATTTAACCTGTAGCGCAGAGCAACGTGATAAAAACTGGGAGCCAATCCCAAACTTAACTGGTAGCCCAGCACAATGTTGTAAAAACTGGGAGTCAATCCCAAACTTATTCAGTAGCACAGAACAATGTCATAAAAAATGGGAGTCGATTCCAAGCTACAGTGACGACTTGAGTGGAAAGGACAAATGTTCGAATCTTCCGAGACATTAtcaaaaaaatcagaaaaggaAAATTGTAGGTGTCCAGAATGAGACAGACTTGCTTAGTAGAAATACACAGCTGTcgaaaagagaaagaaaaacaaaatttgaagagAGAGACagactttttggtttacacaatGATTCATATGGCTGTGTAGATGTTGACGGTGATTTCACAACTTCAGAGAATATTTCACCAAGAAATTTAGATCGGAATCGGAGATCCATCAACTCCAAGGAAAAATGGATGGTAGCTGACAACAGCTCAGATGTAACAGGAATGGAGAATTGGTCAGACGTAACAAAGATGGAGAATTGGTCAGGCGTAACAAAGATGGAGGATTGGTCAGGCGTAACAAAGATGGAGGATTGGTCAGGCGTAACAAAGATGGAGGATTGGTCGGGAAGGAATAAGCAGGAACCTCTGGTGATGTATCATAATTCCCTTGGGTTCCAACCCCAAACTCCGGAcaaagagaagaagaaaaatccgCTATGTATCCATAAAGTTTCATCTTGCATAGGCACAGTACAATACCAAGACAGAAATCACAAATCAACAACAAGCAAATCGTGGATTTCGGGGACAGACGAAGAAAATGTCCAATGTAGAGTGTCATCAGGTCACCATGACGACAAATCAATCCAGATCCGGGACATGTTTCCCTCTCTGTCTAGAGAAGCTGTTTATGATGTCATGTCTAGACACTCGGGGGATATTGCAAGCTGTGTGGAGGAACTGTTGCAGACACAGGAGATCGACTAA
- the LOC125658901 gene encoding ankyrin-1-like has product MEPIFRKKNRELMLMEIEQDKRLVEASRSGDIDLVKTLLKTGASPDATEYNKSLFYDSKNYLTPLMTAASQGHAEVVRWLIENGASVNASDRFDVSALHMAADEGHVECVALLLENDAMCNNGTKYSKHGSYTAFPHPGGTTPLHLAASANNIECVTMLIWHGADYNSVDEYGRTSLYIAAQKALEECVHAHLDNAIWKDILSLPAKDTGDTPLHECVKNGMLSCIQALLRKGSDVNHKNLQGFSPLHIAVRAGEKFSMEILRELVTKGYNTDVNIPESLGFTPLHYVCFHENNMQERRPEAAALLISYGANFNVRNRNNDSLLQYELRSKNRDMTILFAIAKSVAYLPTIESLCICPQFISSDYSVMNRNMMWKLIKNDVQYYKVMWYKDLTRDPRPLQHYCRCVVRKAMGVPRLGQIETLPLPSTLKEYLHLLMEEFSVIIPEVPDNT; this is encoded by the exons ATGGAGCCGATTTTCAGGAAGAAAAATCGAGAACTAATGTTAATGGAGATTGAACAAGATAAAAGACTGGTGGAGGCGTCCCGATCAGGGGACATCGATCTGGTGAAGACTCTGCTGAAGACGGGAGCCTCTCCGGACGCCACAGAGTACAACAAGAGTCTGTTCTACGACTCCAAAAATTACCTAACCCCCTTAATGACAGCAGCCTCTCAGGGACATGCAGAGGTAGTTCGGTGGCTGATTGAAAACGGCG CCAGTGTAAATGCAAGTGATCGTTTTGATGTTAGCGCTTTACACATGGCAGCAGATGAGGGTCATGTTGAATGCGTAGCACTGCTGTTGGAGAATGATGCTATGTGCAATAATGGAACTAAATACTCAAAGCATGGATCATACACAG CTTTCCCCCACCCAGGGGGAACGACCCCCCTTCATCTAGCAGCCAGTGCCAACAATATTGAGTGTGTGACGATGCTGATCTGGCACGGGGCGGACTACAACTCTGTGGATGAATACGGGAGAACCAGTTTATATATAGCAGCCCAAAAAGCCCTAGAAGAGTGTGTCCACGCACACCTGGACAACGCCATATGGAAAGACATATTGTCGCTGCCAGCAAAAGACACAG GTGACACGCCCCTTCACGAGTGTGTTAAGAATGGAATGTTGTCCTGTATCCAGGCATTACTACGTAAAGGCTCCGATGTTAACCACAAGAATCTGCAGGGCTTCAGTCCGCTACACATTGCTGTCAGGGCTGGGGAGAAATTCTCTATGGAAATCCTGAGAGAGCTAGTCACAAAAGGTTACAACACCGATGTTAATATTCCAGAGTCACTGG GATTCACTCCTCTTCACTATGTTTGCTTCCATGAGAACAACATGCAGGAACGGCGACCAGAGGCTGCCGCCCTCCTGATTTCTTACGGTGCTAATTTCAACGTTCGCAATAGAAATAATGACAGTCTTCTGCAATACGAACTGCGCAGTAAAAACCGGGACATGACCATCCTCTTTGCTATCGCTAAAAGCGTGGCCTATCTTCCTACCATAGAATCTCTGTGTATCTGTCCCCAGTTCATCTCCTCGGACTACAGTGTTATGAATAGAAACATGATGTGGAAGTTAATAAAAAACGATGTTCAGTATTACAAGGTTATGTGGTACAAAGATCTGACTCGTGATCCGCGACCGCTTCAGCACTACTGCCGCTGTGTGGTGCGTAAAGCGATGGGTGTGCCGCGGCTTGGACAGATTGAAACACTGCCGCTTCCGTCGACGCTAAAGGAATACCTACATTTACTGATGGAAGAGTTCTCTGTGATAATTCCTGAAGTACCAGACAACACCTGA
- the LOC125658877 gene encoding charged multivesicular body protein 3-like, producing MGLFGKEKEKNPKEMVNQWTHNLRKEGYNIDRQIRGIQREEEKVKKSLKDSAKKGEKESCKILAKEIVRSRKAVNRLYTSKAHMNSVQMQMKNQLATLRIAGALEKSTEVMKSMQALIKIPEIQATMRDMSKEMMKAGILEEMMEDTMESLDDDDLEEEADSEVDKVLYELTAGELGKAPAAVDDSLPVREPEGATAMPNEEEDEDLTSRLEALRS from the exons ATGGGTCTGTTCGGGAAAGAGAAAGAGAAGAATCCAAAGGAGATG GTGAATCAGTGGACCCACAATTTAAGGAAGGAGGGCTACAACATTGATAGACAAATCAGAG GGATTCAGAGAGAAGAGGAGAAAGTAAAGAAATCCTTGAAAGATTCCGCCAAAAAAGGCGAGAAAGAATCATGTAAAATTCTCGCCAAAGAAATTGTGCGCTCACGCAAAGCTGTCAATAGACTGTACACATCCAAGGCACACATGAACTCAGTTCAAATGCAGATGAAAAATCAGCTAG cTACACTGAGGATAGCAGGTGCCCTGGAGAAGAGCACGGAGGTTATGAAATCCATGCAGGCTCTCATTAAGATCCCAGAAATTCAAGCCACCATGAGAGATATGTCCAAAGAAATGATGAAG GCTGGTATTCTGGAGGAAATGATGGAGGACACAATGGAGAGTTTGGATGATGACGATCTAGAGGAAGAGGCTGATTCTGAAGTCGACAAAGTTCTGTATGAACTCACAGCAG GAGAGCTTGGAAAAGCCCCAGCAGCTGTTGATGACTCACTTCCTGTACGAGAACCAGAGGGCGCTACTGCCATGCCAAACGAAGAAGAGGACGAGGACCTGACAAGTCGACTGGAGGCACTGCGCAGCTGA